A section of the Roseovarius sp. W115 genome encodes:
- a CDS encoding ABC transporter ATP-binding protein, whose protein sequence is MTDPVLSLRSATLALEGNAGLVRILDAISLDVHRGDTLSLVGPSGSGKSSLLMLMGGLERATSGSVHALGHDLSAMSEDALARLRRDHIGVVFQSFHLIPTMTALENVATPLELAGRTDAFARAEEELQAVGLGERLGHYPSQLSGGEQQRVALARAAAPRPDILLADEPTGNLDSHTGADIVNLLFDLQKRHGATLVLVTHDAGLAAQCARQITLRDGQIETHSDKAVAE, encoded by the coding sequence ATGACAGATCCCGTGTTGTCGCTTCGCTCTGCTACATTGGCGCTGGAGGGCAATGCAGGTCTTGTTCGGATACTTGACGCGATCTCGCTGGATGTCCACCGGGGCGACACGCTAAGTCTCGTGGGGCCGTCCGGGTCCGGCAAGTCCTCGCTTTTGATGCTGATGGGCGGGCTGGAACGCGCCACAAGCGGGTCCGTGCACGCCTTGGGCCATGATCTTTCGGCAATGAGTGAAGACGCTCTGGCCCGCCTCAGGCGCGATCACATCGGCGTGGTGTTTCAGTCCTTTCACCTGATTCCCACGATGACAGCATTGGAAAACGTGGCCACACCGCTTGAACTGGCCGGGCGCACGGATGCCTTTGCACGAGCTGAAGAAGAACTGCAGGCTGTGGGCCTTGGCGAACGTTTGGGGCATTACCCGTCGCAACTCTCCGGCGGCGAGCAGCAACGCGTCGCCCTTGCCCGTGCCGCAGCTCCTCGGCCGGACATCCTTTTGGCAGATGAACCCACGGGCAATCTGGACAGTCACACCGGCGCCGACATCGTCAACCTGTTGTTTGACCTGCAAAAACGCCATGGGGCCACGCTTGTTCTAGTGACGCATGACGCCGGATTGGCGGCCCAATGCGCGCGGCAAATCACCTTGCGAGACGGTCAGATCGAAACCCATTCTGACAAGGCCGTCGCGGAATGA
- a CDS encoding arylesterase has protein sequence MGLRLFLKGFLTYGVRALRGKALALVLMGAPAWAEPVTVLAFGDSLTQGYGLPAEDGFVPKLQDWLVAHGDEVTLINGGVSGDTTAGGAARVEWSLTPEVDAMIVALGGNDVLRGIAPEIARTNLTSILEVAASRDLPVLLVGLPAPGNYGAQYKAAFDAIYPDLAEQFDVLYLQSFFTGLGEGQPSELQEFFQADGIHPNAEGVTQIVEGMGPIVQELIGEIE, from the coding sequence ATGGGATTGCGCCTGTTTTTGAAAGGTTTTCTGACATATGGGGTGCGCGCGCTGCGCGGCAAGGCGCTGGCCCTGGTTTTGATGGGAGCCCCTGCCTGGGCGGAGCCTGTGACGGTTCTGGCCTTTGGGGACAGCTTGACCCAAGGGTATGGATTGCCCGCAGAAGACGGGTTTGTTCCAAAGCTGCAGGACTGGCTGGTGGCGCATGGGGACGAGGTGACGCTGATCAATGGGGGTGTGTCGGGGGATACCACAGCCGGTGGCGCAGCGCGGGTCGAGTGGAGCCTGACGCCGGAGGTGGACGCGATGATCGTGGCGCTGGGAGGAAACGACGTGCTGCGGGGTATCGCACCTGAGATTGCACGCACCAATCTGACAAGTATTCTGGAGGTGGCGGCGTCGCGTGATCTGCCGGTTTTGCTTGTAGGACTGCCTGCGCCCGGCAATTACGGGGCGCAGTATAAAGCCGCATTTGATGCTATCTATCCCGATCTCGCGGAACAGTTTGACGTGCTTTATCTTCAAAGCTTTTTCACGGGATTGGGCGAGGGTCAGCCGTCTGAGCTGCAAGAGTTCTTTCAGGCCGATGGCATTCATCCCAATGCTGAGGGTGTCACGCAAATTGTTGAGGGGATGGGGCCTATCGTGCAAGAATTGATCGGCGAAATCGAGTAA
- a CDS encoding cold-shock protein, protein MASGTVKWFNATKGFGFIAPDDGGKDVFVHISAVERAGLTGLKDDQKVNFEIEAGRDGRSSAANIELA, encoded by the coding sequence ATGGCCAGTGGCACCGTAAAATGGTTCAACGCAACTAAAGGCTTCGGATTTATCGCGCCTGATGATGGCGGCAAAGACGTGTTTGTACACATCTCCGCCGTTGAGCGCGCAGGTCTGACCGGCCTGAAAGATGACCAAAAGGTTAACTTCGAAATCGAAGCAGGCCGCGACGGACGCAGCTCTGCTGCGAACATCGAACTCGCCTAA
- a CDS encoding L,D-transpeptidase, whose translation MMDRRTFVAAGLAAVTVPASAKSFELNPKYRPQSVDISKKYQPGQMLVLPRAHFLYFIEAPGQARRYGVGVGRAGLEFTGKATIDVKKKWPTWRPTNEMIEREPHLYTKFIDNDFVQPGGPGNPLGSRALYLFQNGRDTYFRIHGTTAPKSIGRSVSNGCIRMINEHVQDLYERVPLGTVVTVL comes from the coding sequence ATGATGGACCGCCGTACATTTGTTGCCGCTGGTTTGGCTGCCGTAACCGTGCCTGCCAGCGCGAAATCGTTTGAACTGAATCCAAAATACCGCCCGCAAAGCGTTGATATTTCGAAGAAATATCAACCAGGACAGATGCTTGTCCTACCTCGCGCGCATTTTCTATATTTCATCGAAGCCCCCGGTCAGGCCCGCCGTTATGGCGTCGGCGTGGGCCGTGCCGGGCTCGAATTCACCGGCAAGGCCACCATTGACGTCAAAAAGAAATGGCCAACCTGGCGCCCCACCAATGAAATGATCGAGCGCGAGCCGCATCTCTACACGAAATTCATCGACAACGACTTCGTTCAACCTGGCGGCCCAGGTAACCCTCTGGGATCACGTGCACTTTACCTGTTCCAGAACGGTCGCGACACGTATTTCCGGATCCACGGTACCACGGCACCAAAATCCATCGGGAGGTCTGTGTCAAACGGCTGTATCCGCATGATCAATGAGCATGTTCAGGACCTCTACGAGCGCGTGCCGTTGGGGACTGTTGTAACCGTCCTTTAA
- a CDS encoding BrnA antitoxin family protein: MARMSKIERTSRDVLMRNLIYLTQEKWIPRAISDELPEEWHSLLHDVEVTEKKQKLTLYLDRSVAKFFRDMGVGYQARINAVLSAFARMHITRHVELEKRLNKVLELGTGPGKAYAEWNGMGE; the protein is encoded by the coding sequence ATGGCCCGAATGTCCAAGATCGAACGCACCAGCCGCGACGTGCTGATGCGCAATTTGATTTACCTGACGCAAGAGAAATGGATCCCCCGCGCCATCAGCGACGAATTGCCGGAGGAGTGGCATTCGCTTTTGCATGACGTGGAGGTGACGGAGAAAAAGCAGAAGCTGACGCTTTACCTTGACCGGTCGGTGGCCAAGTTCTTTCGCGACATGGGCGTGGGATATCAGGCGCGGATCAACGCGGTTCTGTCGGCCTTCGCCCGAATGCACATCACCCGGCATGTCGAGTTGGAAAAACGGCTCAACAAGGTCCTTGAGTTAGGCACCGGGCCGGGCAAGGCCTATGCCGAATGGAACGGTATGGGGGAATGA
- the ettA gene encoding energy-dependent translational throttle protein EttA, which translates to MAAYQYVYHMQGVSKAYPGGKKCFENIHLSFLPGVKIGVVGVNGAGKSTLMKIMAGLDTDFTGEAWAAEGAKVGYLPQEPQLDEALNVRDNVMLGVAAKKAKLDRFNELAMNYSDETADEMAALQDEIDSQNLWDLDAQVDVSMEALRCPPDDADVASLSGGERRRVALCKLLLEAPDMLLLDEPTNHLDAETIAWLQQHLIDYKGTILIVTHDRYFLDDITGWILELDRGRGIPYEGNYSAWLEQKAKRLEHEAKDDKSKQKTLERELEWMRQGQKARQAKQKARINAYNELANQSEREKITRAQIVIPNGPRLGSKVIEVEGLQKAMGDKLLIENLGFSLPPGGIVGVIGPNGAGKSTLFKMLTGQEKPDAGSIEYGDTVQLSYVDQSRDDLKDGETVWEAISGGAEIIELGDAQVNSRAYCSSFNFKGGDQQKKVSLLSGGERNRVHMARLLKEGGNVLLLDEPTNDLDVETLRALEDALVDFAGCAVVISHDRFFLDRICTHILAFEGEAHVEWFEGNFEDYEEDKKRRLGPDALEPKRIKHKKFAR; encoded by the coding sequence ATGGCCGCTTATCAATATGTCTACCACATGCAGGGGGTCTCCAAGGCCTATCCCGGTGGCAAGAAATGCTTTGAGAACATCCATCTCAGTTTTCTGCCCGGCGTGAAGATCGGCGTCGTCGGCGTCAACGGCGCGGGCAAATCCACGCTGATGAAAATCATGGCTGGTCTCGACACCGACTTCACCGGAGAGGCCTGGGCCGCAGAAGGCGCAAAAGTCGGCTATCTGCCACAGGAACCACAGCTTGATGAGGCCCTGAATGTGCGTGACAACGTCATGCTAGGGGTGGCCGCTAAGAAGGCCAAACTCGACCGGTTCAACGAATTGGCGATGAACTACTCGGATGAGACCGCCGATGAAATGGCCGCTCTACAGGACGAGATTGACAGCCAGAACCTCTGGGATCTCGACGCGCAGGTTGATGTGTCGATGGAGGCGCTCCGCTGTCCGCCTGATGATGCGGATGTGGCAAGCTTATCCGGCGGGGAACGCCGCCGCGTGGCACTTTGCAAGCTCCTGCTGGAAGCCCCCGACATGCTGCTCCTCGACGAGCCGACCAACCACCTTGACGCCGAAACCATCGCCTGGCTGCAACAGCACCTGATCGACTACAAAGGCACCATCCTGATCGTCACTCACGACCGCTATTTCCTCGATGACATCACCGGCTGGATTCTCGAGTTGGACCGCGGCCGCGGCATTCCCTATGAGGGCAACTACTCCGCATGGCTGGAACAAAAGGCCAAACGCTTGGAGCACGAGGCCAAGGACGACAAATCCAAACAGAAAACGCTGGAACGCGAACTCGAATGGATGCGTCAGGGTCAAAAGGCCCGTCAGGCCAAGCAAAAGGCCCGGATCAACGCCTATAACGAACTGGCCAACCAGTCCGAGCGCGAGAAAATCACCCGCGCCCAGATCGTCATTCCCAACGGCCCGCGCCTGGGCAGCAAGGTGATCGAGGTCGAGGGCCTGCAAAAGGCCATGGGCGACAAGCTTTTGATCGAGAACCTCGGCTTTTCCCTCCCGCCCGGTGGCATCGTCGGCGTCATCGGCCCCAATGGCGCGGGCAAATCCACGCTATTCAAAATGCTCACCGGTCAGGAAAAACCAGATGCGGGATCCATCGAATACGGCGACACCGTGCAACTGAGCTATGTCGACCAGTCCCGCGATGACCTCAAGGATGGTGAGACCGTGTGGGAAGCCATTTCCGGCGGTGCCGAAATCATCGAACTGGGCGACGCACAGGTCAATTCTCGCGCCTATTGCTCGTCCTTCAATTTCAAGGGCGGCGACCAGCAGAAGAAAGTCTCGCTCCTCTCGGGCGGCGAACGCAACCGCGTGCACATGGCGCGCCTGCTGAAAGAAGGCGGCAACGTCCTGCTCCTCGACGAGCCCACCAACGACCTCGACGTCGAAACCCTCCGCGCCCTGGAGGACGCGCTTGTCGACTTCGCCGGCTGCGCCGTGGTCATCAGCCACGACCGCTTCTTCCTCGACCGCATCTGCACCCACATCCTGGCCTTTGAAGGCGAGGCGCACGTGGAATGGTTCGAAGGCAACTTTGAGGATTACGAGGAAGATAAGAAGCGGCGGCTGGGGCCGGATGCGCTGGAGCCAAAGCGGATCAAACACAAGAAATTTGCGAGGTAA
- a CDS encoding CAP domain-containing protein → MPVNADPLELHMLSLINEERESRGLNPLELETNLNMSAEEHSQWMLDTNVFSHTGAGGSSATDRIEAELDLTGSWRTAENIAIQSIRGEPGLLDDVENLHESLMNSPGHRANILNPDLEYIGLGIELGDFTYSSGGTFQSLIATQNFATTAAEVDVDPGTGASPLEMPDPVPTPDPEVSDPDPEPPMPDDPENVPVAEAPDPAPTEPENTDEEEGETPVAEAPTQEPEPAEPEDAGNEDEETPVAEAPDPAPTEPTAMDEDEEDDTPVAEAPDPAPTEPEVEDTPDEDVYACPLFDDDFDGAPLRNTARFEFADDVFEFRDAETVFGNVSMGDFISRLLTQASELAERQNQEIETFEFAFSFDLRPNDPASGQLPGRESLNEFDVDFAAFEAPVEQSIDLFS, encoded by the coding sequence ATGCCGGTGAATGCTGATCCTCTGGAACTCCATATGTTGTCCTTAATCAATGAAGAAAGGGAATCGCGCGGGCTAAACCCGCTGGAACTTGAAACCAACCTGAACATGTCCGCCGAAGAACATTCGCAATGGATGCTCGACACAAACGTGTTTTCTCACACAGGCGCAGGCGGGTCCTCCGCCACCGACCGCATCGAAGCAGAACTTGACCTGACAGGCAGCTGGCGCACAGCCGAGAACATCGCGATTCAGTCCATTCGCGGAGAACCCGGACTGCTGGATGACGTGGAAAACCTGCATGAGTCGCTCATGAACAGCCCCGGACACCGGGCAAACATCCTAAACCCCGATCTTGAATATATCGGGCTTGGCATTGAACTTGGCGACTTCACCTATTCAAGCGGCGGCACGTTCCAGTCGCTGATCGCAACGCAGAATTTCGCGACCACCGCGGCCGAAGTTGATGTCGACCCCGGGACTGGCGCATCGCCACTCGAAATGCCTGATCCCGTGCCGACCCCGGATCCTGAGGTCAGCGACCCTGATCCGGAACCCCCAATGCCCGACGATCCTGAAAACGTTCCCGTAGCAGAAGCCCCTGATCCCGCACCAACGGAGCCGGAAAACACGGACGAAGAAGAAGGTGAAACACCCGTTGCAGAAGCGCCAACACAGGAACCTGAGCCAGCGGAACCTGAAGACGCAGGAAACGAAGACGAAGAAACACCTGTCGCTGAGGCACCTGATCCAGCGCCAACCGAGCCCACCGCGATGGACGAAGACGAAGAGGATGACACCCCCGTCGCTGAAGCCCCCGATCCGGCACCAACAGAGCCCGAAGTCGAGGACACGCCAGACGAAGACGTCTACGCCTGCCCTTTGTTTGACGATGACTTCGACGGCGCACCTCTGCGCAATACGGCAAGGTTCGAGTTTGCAGACGACGTATTTGAATTTCGCGACGCAGAAACAGTCTTTGGTAACGTCTCCATGGGCGATTTCATCAGCCGTCTTCTCACTCAGGCGTCAGAACTCGCCGAACGCCAGAATCAGGAGATCGAGACGTTCGAATTCGCCTTCTCATTTGACCTCCGGCCCAACGATCCGGCCTCTGGTCAATTGCCAGGACGGGAAAGCCTCAACGAGTTTGACGTTGATTTTGCCGCATTCGAAGCGCCGGTTGAGCAGAGCATCGACCTCTTCAGCTAA
- a CDS encoding alpha/beta hydrolase: MSLRSTVAILLLIVLAACAGRNTTGLLSPTPNLYTFETGEAYPEAGVPIRFRTTTTEILYMTDRNPVVDEFGAVVSYGERRDDSMAFGASWVEYGGLGSWGELIERTQASGPGAMTRLAPVGLTELARLPQTPLPYQSGGGRLQATADANAAYAARSATIREEVAARMRASGVDRVLLYVHGFNNEFNDGVGTLASIWHYAGRRSLPVLFSWPAGNDGPLAYFRDIESGEFSVFHLKEFMRILADVPEVKRIDIVAHSRGSAVMTDALRELMLESRGGGRDPRQDLKTGVLVLAAADLDIGVTRQRLVAERFADGFEQINIYTNPNDGALRLSRIIGNVTRLGSVDPDKLSERELADLEGTGNVNIVIVDGGSVRLGHAYFRENPAVLSDIVLALRTRAMPGTQFRPLDPVAGNIWSLHQNYPAEVLPEMLDLPLVDR; the protein is encoded by the coding sequence ATGTCACTGCGTTCCACGGTTGCCATTTTGCTACTGATTGTGCTGGCGGCCTGTGCCGGTCGCAATACAACCGGGCTGCTATCGCCGACGCCAAACCTTTATACGTTCGAGACCGGAGAGGCTTATCCCGAAGCCGGTGTGCCCATACGGTTCCGTACAACCACAACTGAAATCCTTTACATGACAGACCGCAATCCGGTGGTCGACGAATTCGGAGCGGTGGTCAGCTACGGTGAACGGCGCGATGACTCGATGGCATTTGGGGCCAGTTGGGTCGAGTATGGCGGGCTTGGATCCTGGGGCGAGTTGATCGAACGCACGCAAGCGTCGGGGCCGGGGGCTATGACCCGGCTTGCGCCTGTGGGATTGACCGAATTGGCCCGCCTGCCGCAAACACCTTTGCCTTATCAGTCCGGTGGCGGGCGGCTGCAAGCCACTGCTGATGCCAATGCGGCTTATGCCGCGCGCAGTGCGACGATACGCGAAGAGGTAGCAGCGCGTATGCGGGCCAGTGGCGTAGACCGGGTGTTGTTATACGTTCACGGGTTCAACAACGAATTTAATGATGGTGTCGGAACGCTGGCGAGCATCTGGCACTATGCCGGGCGGCGGTCGCTTCCTGTGTTGTTTTCCTGGCCGGCGGGCAATGACGGGCCGCTGGCCTATTTCAGGGATATCGAGTCGGGCGAATTTTCGGTGTTTCACCTCAAGGAGTTCATGCGCATTCTGGCGGATGTGCCAGAGGTCAAGCGCATCGACATTGTGGCGCATTCGCGTGGGTCGGCTGTGATGACCGATGCGTTGCGTGAACTGATGCTGGAGAGTCGGGGCGGTGGGCGCGACCCCAGACAAGATCTCAAAACCGGTGTTCTGGTACTTGCGGCGGCGGATCTTGATATTGGCGTGACGCGTCAGCGTTTGGTGGCAGAGCGGTTTGCCGACGGGTTTGAGCAAATCAACATCTACACGAACCCCAATGACGGGGCACTTCGCCTCTCGCGTATCATCGGGAATGTGACTCGTCTGGGCAGTGTTGACCCCGACAAGCTGTCTGAGCGTGAACTTGCGGATCTAGAAGGCACTGGCAATGTTAACATTGTCATCGTCGATGGCGGGTCCGTCCGGCTGGGACATGCCTATTTCCGAGAGAACCCGGCGGTGTTGTCGGACATTGTGCTGGCCTTGCGGACGCGCGCCATGCCGGGCACACAGTTCAGGCCGCTTGATCCGGTTGCGGGCAATATCTGGAGCTTGCATCAGAATTATCCGGCCGAGGTTTTGCCGGAAATGCTCGATCTTCCACTGGTGGATCGATAA
- a CDS encoding GGDEF domain-containing phosphodiesterase encodes MGKPLRWQDHILYIKGSIGASLASPEITCGEELIHQADQALYAAKENGRAQTVVFTPELGRVQTTKTRLAREIQTAITEGQFTVELQPQMRLEDDKVTGCEALLRWEHPEYGQLFPVEFLDIARRSGVLADLDYHSMTLSLDALNKIRQAGHETLTLAVNASAEVMADSNYTGLLDWALQSRGLTPEDVCIEIQESAILHPENYEITTTVDKLKRLGAKVALDDFGTGYAGFAHLSFIDLDAIKLDRAMIARLGKDTRTEDIVKALVSLAHQLGMTVIAEGVESQEQLDLLRAADCPNVQGFGLAHPMPVADFLIWLDTPAEQQPFEAHKTKSPKAPHF; translated from the coding sequence GTGGGTAAACCACTGCGCTGGCAGGATCACATCCTGTATATCAAAGGCTCCATCGGAGCCAGCCTTGCCTCTCCCGAAATCACCTGTGGCGAGGAATTGATTCATCAGGCGGATCAGGCGCTCTATGCCGCCAAAGAGAATGGGCGCGCCCAAACCGTTGTTTTCACTCCAGAGCTTGGTAGAGTTCAGACAACCAAAACCCGTCTGGCGCGTGAAATTCAAACCGCCATCACCGAAGGTCAGTTCACCGTCGAGCTACAACCCCAAATGCGTCTTGAGGATGATAAAGTTACGGGCTGCGAGGCGCTTTTGCGATGGGAGCATCCTGAGTACGGGCAACTTTTCCCCGTGGAGTTCCTCGATATTGCGCGGCGGTCCGGTGTCTTGGCGGATCTCGACTATCACTCGATGACCCTTTCGCTCGACGCCCTGAACAAAATTCGGCAGGCCGGGCACGAAACACTGACGCTGGCCGTGAACGCCTCTGCAGAAGTCATGGCAGACAGCAACTATACCGGCTTACTGGACTGGGCATTGCAATCTCGCGGCTTGACGCCGGAGGATGTGTGTATCGAAATTCAGGAATCCGCGATCCTGCACCCTGAAAACTACGAAATCACCACCACAGTGGACAAGCTCAAGCGCCTCGGCGCCAAAGTCGCTTTGGATGATTTCGGCACCGGATATGCCGGCTTCGCCCATTTGTCTTTCATTGACTTGGATGCAATCAAACTGGATCGCGCCATGATCGCCCGGCTTGGCAAAGACACCCGCACAGAAGACATTGTAAAGGCCTTGGTCAGTCTGGCACATCAACTGGGTATGACGGTGATCGCCGAAGGCGTTGAAAGCCAAGAGCAACTCGATTTGCTGCGTGCCGCAGATTGTCCAAACGTTCAGGGGTTTGGTCTGGCGCACCCAATGCCGGTTGCCGACTTCCTGATCTGGCTAGATACCCCCGCCGAGCAGCAGCCCTTTGAGGCACACAAAACCAAATCTCCTAAAGCCCCCCATTTTTAA
- a CDS encoding diguanylate cyclase domain-containing protein: MIAPPKPNGLTSAPNDEAPSLSLCTRLVNCAKDAIILQDLQSRILWMNRAAETMFGWRLEDVRGLPGVSVMADTNLPTKFHYDLQSPIFDRFVVACHKRRDGSEFWNQQTFAKVEPIHEDQNMMILVSCRDISEQVQTETALRQTQEELRHAAYHDDLTGLANRKKLQGYLETPLVRDALKKQQVGVLQLDLDKFKEINDSFGHAAGDGTLIHVAEALRRSSGPQDLACRSGGDEFVLICPKVASIEALSDPG, from the coding sequence GTGATCGCGCCTCCTAAACCCAATGGGTTAACGTCAGCTCCGAACGACGAAGCCCCGTCGCTGTCGCTTTGCACGCGGCTGGTGAACTGCGCCAAGGATGCAATCATACTGCAGGATCTGCAAAGCCGGATATTGTGGATGAACCGCGCTGCAGAAACCATGTTTGGTTGGCGTTTAGAGGACGTTCGCGGATTACCCGGTGTGTCCGTCATGGCCGATACGAACTTGCCCACCAAGTTCCACTATGATTTGCAAAGCCCGATCTTCGACCGCTTTGTCGTCGCCTGTCACAAACGTCGCGATGGGTCTGAATTCTGGAACCAACAGACCTTTGCCAAGGTCGAACCAATTCATGAAGACCAGAACATGATGATCCTGGTCAGCTGTCGGGACATCTCGGAACAGGTGCAAACCGAAACCGCCCTGCGCCAAACCCAGGAAGAGTTGCGGCATGCCGCCTATCATGACGATCTTACAGGGCTGGCCAACCGTAAGAAATTGCAGGGCTATCTTGAAACGCCGCTGGTGCGGGACGCCCTTAAAAAACAACAGGTTGGCGTCTTGCAACTCGACCTGGACAAGTTCAAGGAGATCAACGATAGCTTTGGACACGCCGCCGGGGACGGCACCCTCATTCACGTTGCCGAAGCCCTGCGGCGAAGTTCCGGCCCACAGGACCTTGCCTGCCGGTCGGGCGGCGACGAGTTTGTTTTGATTTGCCCAAAGGTTGCATCGATCGAAGCACTCAGTGACCCGGGCTGA
- a CDS encoding nicotinate-nucleotide adenylyltransferase, whose protein sequence is MRKSGRGEMLYRLPHIRPGQVVGLLGGSFDPPHAGHAHISREALRRFDLDQVWWVVSPGNPLKSRGPAPMAQRIAACEALIGHPRIHVTDFEAQAGTRYTAETLATLQSACPAVRFVWLMGADNLAQLDQWQDWHDIVARVPLGVLARPGQRISARMSKAARIYRGQRIPGRQSRALAFSDAPAWCFVNVPMADISSTEIRARGDWRGLSKS, encoded by the coding sequence ATGCGCAAATCTGGACGGGGTGAGATGCTCTATCGACTGCCGCATATCCGACCGGGTCAGGTTGTCGGGCTTTTGGGAGGATCGTTTGATCCACCGCATGCGGGACATGCGCATATTTCGCGAGAGGCATTGCGGCGGTTCGATCTGGACCAGGTTTGGTGGGTTGTGAGCCCTGGCAATCCGCTTAAGTCGCGTGGCCCCGCGCCGATGGCACAACGCATCGCAGCCTGTGAAGCGCTTATTGGGCATCCGCGCATTCACGTCACGGATTTTGAGGCGCAGGCTGGCACACGCTACACCGCAGAGACCCTGGCCACACTTCAATCGGCCTGTCCTGCTGTGCGGTTTGTTTGGCTGATGGGGGCTGACAATCTGGCACAGCTTGATCAGTGGCAGGACTGGCATGATATCGTGGCGCGCGTGCCTTTGGGGGTTCTGGCGCGCCCGGGTCAACGTATCTCGGCGCGCATGTCCAAAGCGGCGCGGATCTACCGGGGGCAACGCATCCCTGGGCGACAGTCCAGAGCGCTGGCTTTCTCAGACGCGCCAGCCTGGTGTTTTGTCAACGTCCCTATGGCGGATATTTCTTCCACAGAGATCCGGGCGCGGGGCGACTGGCGTGGCCTGTCGAAAAGTTGA
- the dacB gene encoding D-alanyl-D-alanine carboxypeptidase/D-alanyl-D-alanine endopeptidase, whose amino-acid sequence MDSSSGKVLEAMNGAKGLPPASVTKALTALYALDVLGGDFRFETRLLATGPVKDGVLDGDLILAGGGDPTLDTDVFGDMVKRLKAAGVNRVTGRLRCWAGAVPFVRAIDPGQPDHVGYNPSISGLNLNFNRVHFEWKRKGQNYDVTMEARTKRYRPAVKAARMDISNRKGPVYVYSDGGDHDQWSVARRALGNGGARWLPVRYPHTYATEVFARLAEVNDISLTAGEPVKSLPDAPLLVSHQSAPLTDILQDMLKFSTNLTAELVGMTASLRRRGRRTGLAVSAREMSTWAQNELGMKNARLADHSGLSDASRLTAVDLAKALARFGKSEVLKPILKPITLRDKNGSPNKGHPIQVAAKTGTLYFVSSLAGYATTPKGKDLAFAIFTANDDLRAKVDSKNDTRPQGSKSWNTRSKRLQQKLIERWSTLYG is encoded by the coding sequence GTGGATTCCAGTTCCGGCAAGGTGCTGGAGGCGATGAACGGGGCCAAGGGGTTGCCGCCTGCCAGCGTGACCAAAGCGCTGACGGCGCTCTATGCCTTGGATGTGCTGGGTGGCGATTTTCGGTTTGAAACCAGGCTTTTGGCAACTGGTCCTGTCAAGGACGGCGTGTTGGACGGAGATTTGATCCTAGCCGGGGGCGGGGATCCGACGCTAGACACCGATGTGTTTGGCGACATGGTGAAACGTTTGAAAGCAGCAGGGGTCAACCGGGTGACCGGTCGCCTGCGCTGTTGGGCAGGGGCGGTGCCATTTGTGCGCGCGATAGATCCGGGTCAGCCCGACCATGTTGGATATAACCCGTCGATCTCAGGTTTGAACCTCAATTTCAATCGCGTGCATTTTGAGTGGAAGCGCAAGGGCCAGAACTACGATGTGACTATGGAAGCGCGGACCAAGCGGTATCGCCCCGCCGTGAAGGCTGCGCGCATGGACATCTCGAACCGTAAAGGTCCGGTTTACGTTTATTCCGATGGCGGCGATCATGACCAGTGGAGCGTGGCACGGCGGGCCCTTGGCAATGGCGGTGCGCGGTGGTTGCCCGTGCGCTATCCGCATACCTACGCGACCGAGGTGTTTGCGCGTCTGGCCGAGGTGAATGATATTTCCCTGACCGCCGGAGAGCCGGTCAAATCCTTGCCGGATGCGCCCTTGCTGGTGAGCCACCAAAGCGCACCGTTGACAGACATTTTGCAGGATATGCTGAAGTTTTCCACCAACCTGACGGCTGAGCTGGTTGGGATGACAGCCTCTTTGCGACGCCGTGGGCGACGTACCGGGCTGGCGGTTTCTGCGCGGGAAATGAGCACTTGGGCGCAAAACGAGTTGGGTATGAAAAATGCACGGCTGGCAGATCACTCGGGTTTAAGCGATGCGTCGCGCCTGACGGCGGTGGATCTGGCCAAGGCTTTGGCGCGGTTCGGAAAATCGGAGGTGCTAAAGCCGATCCTGAAGCCGATCACATTGCGCGACAAAAATGGGTCTCCCAACAAGGGGCATCCCATTCAGGTCGCGGCAAAAACCGGCACGCTCTATTTCGTGAGTTCGCTGGCGGGGTATGCAACCACGCCGAAAGGCAAGGATCTGGCCTTTGCAATCTTCACCGCGAATGATGATCTGCGGGCCAAAGTGGACAGCAAGAACGACACACGTCCGCAAGGGTCCAAAAGCTGGAACACACGCTCCAAACGTCTGCAACAGAAATTGATAGAGCGTTGGAGCACGCTTTACGGTTAG